In Dyadobacter sp. NIV53, a single window of DNA contains:
- a CDS encoding AAA family ATPase, whose translation MSQPILRLSAEQQFAEELEELKKLDKNTRPENWLLSPHSVVTYLMGGKLNNGFEITPKYIGNRRLMEIAVATLTTDRALLLYGLPGTAKSWVSEHITAAISGDSNLVVQGTAGTSEESVRYGWNYAKLLSEGPVPAAIVETPVMRGMKEGKIVRIEELTRIGSDVQDTLISILSEKMLSIPELNNQVQAVRGFNIIATANNRDKGVNDLSSALKRRFNTVILPVPESMDEEVEIVRQRVTSFSKSIELPIEKPILEEIKRIVTIFRELRNGVSTDGKTRLKSPSGTLSTAEAISVMNSGLSLAYHFGDAGLKADDIASGLIGAVIKDPVQDKIVFQEYMETVLKQRDGWKDIYRACREIV comes from the coding sequence ATGTCACAACCCATCTTACGGCTTTCAGCTGAACAGCAGTTTGCAGAGGAATTAGAAGAACTTAAAAAACTGGATAAAAATACCCGGCCCGAAAACTGGCTGTTGTCTCCGCATTCCGTGGTCACTTATCTCATGGGTGGCAAGTTGAATAATGGTTTTGAAATAACACCCAAATATATCGGCAACCGAAGGCTCATGGAAATTGCCGTTGCCACTTTAACTACGGATCGCGCTTTGTTGTTATACGGACTTCCCGGAACGGCCAAGTCGTGGGTGTCCGAGCATATTACAGCAGCAATTTCCGGCGATTCTAATCTGGTTGTACAGGGAACGGCAGGCACTAGCGAAGAATCTGTACGTTACGGCTGGAATTATGCCAAATTACTTTCCGAAGGTCCCGTACCGGCTGCCATTGTAGAAACGCCTGTCATGCGGGGAATGAAGGAAGGCAAAATTGTGCGCATTGAAGAACTTACCCGGATTGGTTCGGATGTGCAGGATACTTTAATCTCCATACTTTCAGAAAAAATGCTTTCTATTCCGGAACTGAATAACCAGGTTCAGGCGGTTCGCGGATTCAATATTATTGCCACGGCTAACAACAGGGACAAAGGCGTAAATGATTTGTCGAGTGCTTTGAAAAGAAGATTTAATACTGTCATTCTTCCAGTGCCTGAAAGCATGGATGAAGAAGTGGAAATTGTAAGGCAGCGTGTGACAAGTTTCAGCAAAAGCATTGAACTGCCAATAGAAAAGCCGATCCTGGAAGAGATAAAAAGGATTGTCACCATTTTCAGGGAATTGAGAAATGGCGTGTCAACCGACGGAAAAACCAGGTTGAAATCCCCTTCCGGTACGCTAAGCACAGCCGAAGCTATTTCAGTGATGAACAGCGGTTTGTCACTTGCATATCACTTTGGAGATGCAGGCCTGAAAGCAGACGATATTGCAAGCGGGCTCATTGGTGCGGTAATTAAAGATCCGGTTCAGGATAAGATCGTTTTTCAGGAATACATGGAAACGGTATTGAAACAAAGAGATGGCTGGAAAGATATTTACAGGGCTTGCAGAGAAATTGTTTAA
- a CDS encoding DUF5691 domain-containing protein, translated as MIANEILKAGLLGTDKYMPGSIAPLKEVQEKLESHNSGKEDRFLKLAAIALLYEECGRLPEKADLNLPVCPEETAVLISNSVASIMESVLINKQEVLFQYLIFICNCKKQVLSPELVPIVLNKALEHKKTARPLVDSCGKLGKWLCQLNPEWAILLDESVEGDIWNTGNHESRKSFLTILRENNPAEALLLLQETISEENAVNRLSFLEVLTISLSIQDEPFLQGLARDKSQKVKDAAMGFLRMIPGSAINKMYLDFLSKAIHFKEERHLLIYKKKVLYIDETIIADGEIFKTGISRLSSEKGVNDQVYVIGQLLANMDPIILEEKFQISEQDLLSALLAHKEVKTLIPFIGKAAVSFKNKNWAIALLQTKSIRDIGLLNVLSEDERQGFYEQFLDHDIQPVLNVMLNNMDTPIMPAIAEKLLTHLSRNPYNITQPVYQLLALHLPQGFLNKLQALLKGTEQDYQSRYFRSQVSEMISIIETKTLIHT; from the coding sequence ATGATAGCCAATGAAATATTAAAAGCTGGTTTGCTGGGCACCGACAAATACATGCCGGGATCAATTGCACCTTTAAAAGAGGTTCAGGAAAAGCTGGAAAGTCATAATTCAGGAAAAGAAGACCGCTTTCTGAAACTGGCGGCAATAGCTTTATTGTATGAAGAATGTGGCAGATTACCTGAAAAAGCTGATCTAAATCTGCCTGTTTGTCCTGAAGAAACTGCCGTCCTTATCAGCAATTCCGTCGCATCAATTATGGAATCGGTGTTGATAAACAAACAGGAAGTTTTATTTCAATATTTGATTTTTATCTGTAATTGCAAAAAGCAAGTACTGTCGCCGGAACTGGTTCCAATTGTGTTGAATAAAGCTTTGGAACACAAGAAAACAGCACGGCCTTTGGTGGACAGCTGCGGTAAACTTGGAAAATGGCTGTGCCAGCTGAACCCCGAATGGGCTATTCTTTTGGATGAAAGTGTGGAGGGGGACATCTGGAATACCGGAAATCATGAAAGCAGGAAATCTTTTTTGACCATACTTCGTGAGAACAATCCGGCTGAAGCGCTCCTGCTTTTACAGGAAACAATTAGTGAAGAAAATGCAGTGAACAGGCTGTCTTTTCTTGAAGTTCTAACCATCAGCTTGTCCATTCAGGATGAACCGTTTTTGCAGGGATTGGCCAGGGATAAAAGTCAGAAAGTGAAAGATGCTGCCATGGGTTTCCTGCGCATGATTCCGGGTTCGGCGATCAATAAAATGTATCTGGATTTTCTGTCAAAGGCGATCCATTTCAAAGAAGAAAGGCATTTACTGATTTATAAAAAGAAGGTACTTTATATTGATGAAACCATCATTGCGGACGGAGAAATTTTCAAAACCGGTATTTCCCGGTTGAGTTCGGAAAAAGGTGTAAATGACCAGGTTTATGTCATTGGGCAGCTTTTGGCCAATATGGATCCAATAATACTGGAAGAGAAATTTCAAATATCAGAGCAAGATTTGCTTAGCGCGCTTCTGGCACATAAAGAGGTTAAAACACTGATACCATTTATTGGAAAAGCAGCAGTTTCATTTAAAAACAAAAATTGGGCAATTGCATTACTGCAAACAAAAAGTATACGGGATATTGGTTTACTAAATGTACTTAGTGAAGACGAAAGACAGGGTTTTTACGAACAATTTCTTGATCATGACATACAACCGGTATTAAATGTTATGCTGAATAACATGGACACGCCCATTATGCCAGCAATTGCAGAAAAGTTGCTGACACATCTTTCGCGAAATCCATACAATATTACACAACCTGTTTACCAATTACTTGCATTACATCTTCCACAAGGATTTCTGAACAAATTGCAGGCACTTTTAAAAGGAACAGAACAGGATTACCAGTCGCGGTATTTCAGATCCCAGGTTTCAGAAATGATCAGTATCATCGAAACAAAAACACTTATTCATACCTAA